The DNA region GGGTCTCTTCAACAGGAGAAAATCGGAGCGCAGGGCGATGTCGCTTCCGATTATCCTGACCGTTCTGCACCTCAGCCCATAGATCCTCTCATCGGCGATGTAGAACGGAGCGGCGGCGATCGGCTCGTTTGAATCCCATACCGTTAAAACCAGCAGTTCTTTGTCGCGGCCGAAGTGTTTCCACCAGAGCTTCAACCACTCATGCTTCAGGAAGAACATATCGTTTGGGGAATCCTCCAGCATTTGATCCCACATCGGTTTAACTCTCTTAAATTCGTCGAAGTTTCTTATCTCCTTAACTTTCATCTCCATCCTCCGAGCCGTTTCTATTCCTCAGAAGCGATATCGCCTCGTTCAGAATCCGTCCTTCGCTGAAGTTAAGCGCGGATAGATATATCACCGCTCCTACAAGGGTTCCACCTATAAGAAGCATAGGATCACTGTCCCATATCCTGACGATTATCGATCTATACGTTATCACCCCTCCGGCCATGGCGAACAGGGATATCATTACGGGAAACAGGGTTTTAAGGATCGATGTGTGTTCGATTTCGAGTTTGCCGGCCGCTATGATCTGCACTGCCAGGCTTACGGTGGTGACGGTTACGGCCACGGCGGCTGATATTCCCAGGATACCGTATCTGGCTGCGAATATCAGGCCGAATCCCAGGATAAGGCTTTTAGCGGCATCGAAGCAGAGGATCAACCCGGGTTTACCTATGGCTATCAGAACTGTCCTGGGTGTTTTCTCCATCACGAGCGCCAATCCCGCTATCGAGAGCAGCCTGATCGGCGTTATCGCCTCCGACCATTTCGCTCCCCACACCGTTCTGACCAGCTCCGGTGCCAGGATGAACAAACCAGCGATCAGAGGGGTTACGACCGAGGCGGTCACCTGTGTTGTCTTCAGATACCACGAACGTAACCTTTCACGTTGATCCCGAATGGCGGAGAAAGCGGGGAGCGTGAGCACGATGATCGAGGCTATCCTCTCCAGGGGGAAGGATATCAGCTTATAGGCCAGCGTGTATATCCCCAGAGCGTGTACGCCTAACATCTTACCCACGATCAGATAATCCCCGTTCGAGGATATGAACTCCAGCAGGTCTGATCCCATCACCTTCATCCCGAAGGGGGAGAGCTCCCTGAAAGCCTTAAGACTGAACCTCAGCCTCGGTCGCAATGTCACTTTATACCACAGCATCACCACATGTGATGCCCTACCGATCATCCCTCTGCCTACAAGCGACCAGATCCCAGCTCCGCCGAAGGCAAGAGCGAGGGCGGAGATCC from Candidatus Poribacteria bacterium includes:
- a CDS encoding lipopolysaccharide biosynthesis protein, with translation MEKLESKTVKGLIWGAGAQIFIYSFQFAVTALLARILAPEDFGSVGIIAVLLEFNVIIGGLGLTTALVQRRDLNRDHLHTAFWSQLGMNLALYVAAVFLSSRIASYYGNPILRNLMLILAFNVILEGLTFIPRSLLYRSMRFKELSLMRGTSEVISGISALALAFGGAGIWSLVGRGMIGRASHVVMLWYKVTLRPRLRFSLKAFRELSPFGMKVMGSDLLEFISSNGDYLIVGKMLGVHALGIYTLAYKLISFPLERIASIIVLTLPAFSAIRDQRERLRSWYLKTTQVTASVVTPLIAGLFILAPELVRTVWGAKWSEAITPIRLLSIAGLALVMEKTPRTVLIAIGKPGLILCFDAAKSLILGFGLIFAARYGILGISAAVAVTVTTVSLAVQIIAAGKLEIEHTSILKTLFPVMISLFAMAGGVITYRSIIVRIWDSDPMLLIGGTLVGAVIYLSALNFSEGRILNEAISLLRNRNGSEDGDES